In Rubripirellula tenax, the following are encoded in one genomic region:
- a CDS encoding DUF4339 domain-containing protein — protein MTNWFVQNRDKKEEDVGPLRPSELLERVRKGEVTQETMVRKDDSPWFQASQVGGLFEAARRPTIEYFCPQCETEVSEPPVLCSNCGLDVHQAITRITENSIGNQADRSFSSQAGKSVKNWLLKKRIRKDNKKTDES, from the coding sequence TTGACTAATTGGTTTGTTCAAAATCGCGACAAAAAAGAAGAGGACGTCGGCCCGCTGAGACCCAGCGAGTTGCTAGAGAGGGTCCGCAAAGGCGAAGTCACGCAAGAAACGATGGTTCGCAAAGACGACTCGCCATGGTTCCAGGCTTCGCAGGTCGGCGGACTGTTCGAAGCCGCGCGGCGTCCGACGATCGAATACTTCTGTCCTCAATGCGAGACCGAAGTCAGCGAACCGCCCGTGTTGTGTTCCAACTGCGGATTGGACGTCCACCAAGCGATCACCCGCATCACTGAAAACTCCATTGGCAATCAAGCCGATCGATCCTTCTCTAGCCAAGCGGGCAAGAGCGTCAAGAATTGGTTGCTTAAGAAACGCATCCGCAAAGACAACAAAAAAACCGACGAGTCTTAA
- a CDS encoding N-acetyltransferase: protein MSVSVRVQPVASRRDRKAFLQFERDLYRDDPNWVPPLWHEQKKLLGFSKHPFYDEAEGQAFLAWRGGEVVGRVLAVVNHAHNKRYNENRGFFGFFQCIDDVDVAKSLMDTAMAWLAEKGMTDVRGPVNPSLNYECGLLVDGFDSPPTFMITYNHAYYGKLLESVGFTKVQDLYSYDAHMDQLEDLDPKLLFVINEATRRFKVTCRPIDRSKFAADVRSFLEIYNLSLQQTWGYVPMSEAEIRVQSGGLKHLIVPELTSIAEIDGQAVGAGFGLLDYNQVIKEIDGRLLPFGWLKLITGKKKIDRLRLISTNVLPEYQKWGLGLVTLARILPDAIKFGIVIGEFSWVLESNSLSRGTIERGGAKRTKVHRLYDRKIGSDDD, encoded by the coding sequence ATGAGTGTTTCGGTGCGTGTCCAACCAGTCGCTTCACGGCGCGACCGCAAGGCTTTCCTGCAATTCGAACGCGATCTCTACCGAGACGACCCGAACTGGGTGCCGCCGCTGTGGCACGAGCAAAAAAAGCTACTCGGGTTCTCGAAACACCCGTTTTATGACGAAGCCGAAGGTCAAGCGTTTTTGGCGTGGCGGGGCGGCGAGGTTGTCGGGCGAGTTCTGGCCGTCGTCAACCATGCTCACAACAAGCGGTACAACGAAAACCGCGGCTTCTTCGGTTTCTTTCAGTGCATCGACGATGTGGACGTGGCGAAGTCGTTGATGGACACGGCGATGGCTTGGCTGGCCGAAAAAGGAATGACCGACGTTCGCGGGCCGGTGAACCCAAGTTTGAATTACGAGTGCGGGCTGTTGGTCGACGGATTTGATTCGCCGCCGACATTCATGATCACCTACAACCACGCCTATTACGGAAAATTGCTGGAATCAGTCGGGTTCACCAAGGTCCAAGACCTGTACAGCTATGACGCCCACATGGATCAATTGGAAGACCTGGATCCAAAACTGTTGTTCGTCATCAACGAAGCGACGCGGCGGTTCAAAGTCACGTGTCGCCCGATCGACCGGTCGAAGTTTGCCGCCGATGTTCGATCGTTTTTGGAAATCTACAATCTGTCGCTGCAACAGACGTGGGGCTACGTCCCCATGAGCGAGGCGGAAATCCGCGTTCAAAGCGGCGGGCTGAAACATCTGATCGTGCCCGAACTGACCAGCATCGCCGAAATCGATGGGCAAGCCGTGGGTGCCGGTTTCGGATTGTTGGACTACAACCAAGTGATCAAAGAAATCGACGGGCGACTGCTGCCGTTTGGCTGGCTGAAGCTGATCACAGGTAAGAAAAAGATCGATCGACTGAGGCTGATCAGCACCAATGTGTTGCCCGAATACCAGAAATGGGGGCTCGGTTTGGTCACTTTGGCCCGGATTCTGCCCGATGCGATCAAGTTCGGCATCGTGATCGGCGAATTTTCTTGGGTGCTGGAGTCGAACTCGCTGTCGAGGGGAACGATTGAACGGGGTGGTGCAAAACGAACGAAAGTTCACCGGTTATACGACCGTAAAATCGGCTCTGACGACGATTGA
- the nrdR gene encoding transcriptional regulator NrdR, giving the protein MRCPYCHVDNDRVLDTRSAEGGYMVRRKRTCNSCQRRFATTEKIEKLSVRLVKSDETREPLDREKIRRGIERACSKRKISSSTIERVVQDIEADIYASFDSEVTSSQVGDIVMRHLAKLDEVAYIRFASVYREFDDAQDFIRAISSIMGPKITTP; this is encoded by the coding sequence ATGCGTTGTCCTTACTGCCATGTTGACAATGACCGCGTGCTCGATACCCGGTCGGCTGAAGGCGGGTACATGGTTCGGCGCAAACGAACCTGCAATTCCTGTCAGCGTCGTTTTGCGACGACGGAAAAGATTGAGAAACTGAGCGTCCGGTTGGTCAAAAGCGACGAAACCCGCGAACCACTGGATCGGGAAAAAATTCGCCGGGGCATCGAACGCGCCTGTTCCAAGCGAAAAATCAGTAGCAGTACGATCGAACGTGTCGTCCAGGATATCGAAGCAGACATTTACGCTAGCTTTGATTCCGAGGTCACTTCATCGCAAGTCGGTGATATCGTGATGAGGCATTTGGCGAAACTGGACGAAGTCGCCTACATCCGTTTTGCGAGCGTCTACCGCGAATTCGACGATGCACAAGATTTTATCCGTGCGATTTCCAGCATCATGGGCCCGAAAATCACGACGCCATAG
- a CDS encoding PSD1 and planctomycete cytochrome C domain-containing protein, translating to MRLPIQISLLISMACSPLAFADTHASTSDAAADKHFTLKVLPLLKEKCLGCHGTDPDDIKGDYDMRDRESVMRGGESGDAAIVPGEPDDSPLYQAVIWDGLEMPPKINDRLDETQTEIIRQWIVAGSPWPNEDTQTAIMLDERQVVVNDEGTLITTSGGLADQWTYRRYAPSDVWAFLPVRKSFDHDSVDGFVDERIRDAGATPAGQAEPRQLIRRATLDLTGLLPSPSELDEFLAAWNIDADHAWSELVDRLLASPHYGERWAQHWLDVVRYADTGGFSNDYERSNAWRFRDYVVRAFNDDKPYNEFVIEQIAGDEYRPDDPEAIVATGFLRMGPWDTAMVPQDEARQIFRDDVVHSIGNAFLSMPMRCCKCHDHKFDPIPTRDYYRMYAAVSASQPAEMPAEFLDVENKNGFEDGLSLVEQLYAFADGERQTIYDKQETAAKHWYEEHNLPYKDDKARKDDPEDQKPPRHVGLDETEKGQLKVREQDTWIWKRRHERYKPMAQSVYNGPDAWQDAKKLRMPEKMKADWRPETFIHTGGSLAAKGEAVTPGVLSGCGVPVEGAPSDDPYALTTDVNHRRLGLAKWIVDERNPLTARSFVNRLWQHHFGRGLVATPNSFGVKGGKPTHPELLDWLATQFVHGGWKSKPIHRMIMMSDAYKRSTWHPNRDELATSDPENEWLTHFVPRRLTAEELRDCMLTATGELNREFGGVPIMPEINLEVALQPRMIQFSIAPAYQPSPKPEQRNRRTIYAYRVRGQADPFMEVMNLPNPNDSCDFRDDAAVSPQAFTMMNSDLMSDRAIAMAKRLESEAQDTASQIELVFERVLGRKPSDEQRDRLVTYINDMAAYHAVHEPEPITYPTKIIRSLVEEFSGQSFEFEERLPNFENYTPDDKPSTVPATTRAIADACLLLFNSNEFVYVY from the coding sequence ATGCGATTGCCCATTCAAATCTCGCTGTTGATATCGATGGCTTGCAGTCCGCTTGCATTCGCCGACACCCATGCGTCGACCAGTGATGCCGCTGCGGACAAGCACTTCACGTTGAAGGTCTTGCCGCTGCTGAAGGAAAAGTGCCTAGGGTGTCACGGAACCGATCCCGACGACATCAAGGGGGATTACGACATGCGTGATCGGGAATCGGTCATGCGGGGTGGCGAGTCCGGCGATGCGGCGATCGTGCCCGGCGAACCCGACGACAGCCCGCTGTATCAAGCCGTGATATGGGACGGTTTGGAAATGCCGCCCAAGATCAACGATCGCCTGGATGAAACACAGACGGAGATCATTCGCCAATGGATCGTCGCGGGCTCCCCCTGGCCCAACGAAGACACGCAAACCGCAATCATGCTGGACGAACGACAAGTCGTCGTCAATGACGAAGGCACGTTGATCACGACGAGCGGCGGATTGGCGGACCAGTGGACCTACCGTCGCTACGCACCCAGCGACGTGTGGGCTTTCTTGCCAGTCCGAAAATCGTTCGACCACGACTCGGTCGATGGCTTCGTTGATGAACGAATTCGCGATGCCGGGGCGACACCCGCCGGCCAAGCCGAACCACGACAACTGATTCGCCGCGCGACTTTAGATTTAACGGGACTGCTGCCGTCACCATCGGAATTGGATGAGTTTTTAGCGGCTTGGAACATCGACGCTGATCACGCGTGGAGCGAATTGGTCGACCGACTTTTGGCCAGTCCGCACTACGGCGAACGTTGGGCACAACATTGGTTGGACGTCGTTCGCTATGCCGACACCGGTGGCTTTTCCAATGATTACGAACGGTCGAACGCTTGGCGTTTTCGTGACTACGTCGTTCGCGCGTTCAACGACGACAAACCGTACAACGAATTTGTGATCGAACAGATTGCTGGCGACGAATATCGTCCCGATGATCCCGAAGCCATCGTCGCGACCGGCTTTCTTCGCATGGGTCCCTGGGACACTGCGATGGTCCCGCAAGACGAGGCTCGACAAATTTTTCGCGACGACGTTGTTCACAGCATCGGCAATGCGTTCCTTTCGATGCCGATGCGTTGCTGCAAATGCCACGATCATAAATTTGATCCGATACCGACTCGCGACTACTACCGCATGTACGCGGCAGTCTCGGCCAGCCAACCGGCCGAAATGCCTGCTGAATTCTTAGACGTCGAAAACAAGAATGGTTTCGAAGACGGGCTTTCCTTGGTGGAACAGCTTTACGCTTTTGCCGATGGCGAACGACAAACGATCTACGACAAACAAGAAACCGCCGCGAAGCACTGGTACGAAGAACACAACCTCCCCTACAAAGACGACAAAGCCCGCAAGGATGATCCAGAAGATCAAAAACCACCACGACATGTCGGCTTAGATGAAACCGAGAAAGGACAACTCAAGGTTCGAGAGCAAGATACGTGGATTTGGAAGCGTCGCCACGAACGTTACAAACCGATGGCACAAAGCGTCTACAACGGCCCCGATGCTTGGCAAGACGCAAAGAAGCTTCGTATGCCTGAAAAGATGAAGGCAGATTGGCGTCCCGAAACATTCATTCACACCGGTGGCTCGCTTGCGGCAAAAGGCGAAGCGGTCACACCAGGCGTGTTGAGCGGGTGCGGGGTGCCCGTCGAAGGTGCCCCCAGCGATGATCCCTACGCATTGACCACCGACGTCAACCATCGCCGTCTCGGATTAGCAAAGTGGATCGTTGATGAACGCAACCCGCTAACCGCCCGTTCGTTCGTCAATCGATTATGGCAACATCACTTTGGCCGAGGGTTGGTCGCGACACCGAACAGCTTCGGTGTCAAAGGCGGCAAGCCGACGCATCCGGAACTGCTGGATTGGTTGGCAACCCAGTTCGTTCACGGCGGTTGGAAATCAAAACCGATCCACCGCATGATCATGATGTCCGATGCTTACAAGCGATCGACGTGGCATCCGAATCGGGATGAATTGGCGACATCCGACCCCGAGAACGAATGGCTGACCCATTTCGTGCCGCGCCGTTTGACGGCCGAGGAACTGAGGGATTGCATGTTGACCGCGACGGGTGAACTGAATCGCGAGTTCGGCGGTGTGCCGATCATGCCCGAAATCAATCTTGAAGTCGCATTGCAACCGCGGATGATTCAGTTTTCGATTGCGCCGGCCTATCAACCGTCGCCGAAGCCCGAGCAACGCAACCGTCGCACGATCTATGCCTATCGCGTTCGCGGGCAAGCCGATCCCTTCATGGAAGTGATGAACCTGCCCAACCCGAACGACTCGTGCGATTTCCGCGACGACGCCGCCGTATCGCCTCAAGCATTCACGATGATGAACAGTGACCTGATGTCCGATCGAGCGATCGCGATGGCGAAACGATTGGAAAGCGAAGCCCAAGATACAGCGTCCCAAATTGAGCTCGTGTTCGAACGGGTTCTAGGTCGCAAACCGAGCGACGAGCAACGCGATCGTTTGGTTACCTACATCAACGATATGGCGGCGTACCATGCGGTCCATGAACCCGAACCGATCACGTATCCGACGAAGATCATCCGATCGCTGGTCGAAGAATTTTCGGGGCAATCGTTTGAGTTTGAAGAACGATTGCCGAATTTCGAAAACTATACGCCGGATGACAAACCGTCGACCGTTCCGGCGACGACTCGCGCGATCGCCGACGCGTGTTTGCTGCTGTTCAATTCAAACGAGTTCGTTTACGTCTACTAG
- a CDS encoding PH domain-containing protein has translation MSTDPNQPIPANVDPSKGSVPDDTATERFQREVAARKAAELDHDEEEETLWAGGYNPKAMLGTWILMAMISIALLILPFFVSPLSMGIAVGLIALIWVVGCLLYAYRRLGYHYELTTQRFIHQTGILSRQTDRIEVIDIDDVSFSQGPVQRMFGVGNIELTGSDRTHPTLSMLGIGNVKDVSGLIDDIRRKERRRRSLHIESI, from the coding sequence ATGTCGACAGACCCGAACCAACCCATTCCAGCCAACGTGGACCCATCCAAGGGATCCGTACCCGATGACACCGCAACGGAACGATTTCAAAGAGAAGTCGCCGCGCGGAAGGCCGCCGAACTGGACCACGACGAAGAGGAAGAAACGCTTTGGGCCGGCGGCTACAACCCCAAGGCCATGCTAGGGACGTGGATTCTGATGGCGATGATCAGCATCGCGCTGCTGATTTTGCCGTTCTTCGTTTCACCCTTATCGATGGGAATTGCCGTCGGATTGATCGCATTGATTTGGGTGGTGGGTTGTTTGCTCTACGCCTATCGCCGCTTGGGTTACCACTATGAATTGACGACCCAGCGGTTCATTCACCAAACGGGGATTCTTTCTCGCCAGACCGATCGCATCGAAGTGATCGACATCGATGATGTCAGTTTCAGCCAAGGCCCCGTCCAAAGAATGTTTGGCGTTGGCAATATCGAATTGACGGGCAGCGACCGCACGCACCCGACATTGTCTATGCTAGGTATCGGCAACGTGAAGGATGTGTCCGGACTGATCGATGACATTCGCCGGAAAGAACGTCGCCGAAGAAGTCTGCACATCGAATCCATTTAG
- a CDS encoding pilus assembly protein N-terminal domain-containing protein, producing MRDAQKKLAETTRRKRRAFLVAFLWTASVTAAVSSADAADPARPPLPLKSSATDTSTSIHANPFCGPTEAVDKSKVATSSVHLTSGQGGKSNANVRLLPIGTAIGLQPIGSNQPRRVDGPAMTVETPTGAVHNNPMIGSAHHQNLDLVDATVESGPAPVQTSPAQTLPAQTSIKLMPMNASAPMVVEPISVEQNTVDKTTTHQAARSEVSGPVAPVMPVFEPNTQPIVAEPVAVTPHRHLIPVPSLPPVEVVPPTPVAQPSIAEATPQATAVVLPEPVAMLPVVASEEVESTEVKVDAEPVTFSMTDGFGSDDEEIVEQHPMDVATDSEVLLDSKLGVVAPIIIDDSSEGSLTAIEFSLEDEEQIVELERSAPVVAVQAPVAEPTLYDRRYRAPVAVTSVPVSFGRAEVAKTDSVRSTIEPIATFTTEPVASQGPSPEQIAELTAAKAASVPLYLSRAQVRSLTIGGDIRHVDVANKNVCQAFASGPNQLKLIGTGNGVTQLVIWATPDAAAKKAGGNGAPRMRMFDIHVQEVNANGGDEPDRTALLNQSIRRAFPEVDVVVHARGGELIVAGACQSDDTAKKIVRMVRKTCLVPVRDEIVVR from the coding sequence ATGCGTGATGCACAAAAAAAACTGGCGGAAACGACACGACGCAAACGTCGGGCGTTTCTCGTTGCCTTCCTGTGGACCGCTTCGGTCACAGCTGCCGTTTCCTCGGCTGATGCCGCGGATCCCGCGAGACCGCCATTGCCGCTGAAGTCGTCGGCCACCGACACATCGACGTCCATTCACGCCAACCCGTTCTGCGGGCCGACGGAAGCGGTCGACAAGTCGAAAGTCGCAACGTCTTCGGTGCACTTGACGTCCGGCCAAGGCGGGAAGTCGAACGCCAACGTTCGATTGCTTCCGATTGGAACGGCGATCGGACTGCAGCCCATCGGCAGCAATCAACCACGCCGTGTCGATGGACCAGCGATGACCGTCGAGACGCCAACGGGGGCGGTGCACAACAATCCAATGATCGGATCCGCCCACCACCAAAATCTTGATTTGGTGGACGCGACCGTCGAGTCCGGTCCAGCGCCGGTGCAAACGTCGCCCGCCCAAACATTGCCCGCTCAAACATCGATCAAATTGATGCCGATGAATGCGTCGGCACCCATGGTTGTCGAGCCGATCAGTGTCGAGCAAAACACAGTCGACAAAACCACCACTCATCAAGCGGCGCGTTCGGAAGTCTCCGGGCCTGTGGCTCCGGTCATGCCCGTCTTTGAACCGAACACCCAGCCAATCGTTGCTGAACCGGTTGCCGTTACACCGCATCGACACTTGATTCCCGTGCCATCGTTGCCACCCGTCGAGGTCGTTCCACCGACGCCTGTCGCACAGCCATCGATTGCTGAAGCGACACCGCAGGCGACCGCAGTGGTTCTTCCCGAACCGGTTGCGATGTTGCCAGTCGTGGCAAGCGAGGAAGTCGAATCAACAGAAGTCAAGGTCGACGCCGAACCCGTCACGTTCTCGATGACGGACGGTTTCGGTTCTGACGACGAAGAAATCGTCGAGCAACATCCGATGGATGTTGCAACAGACTCCGAAGTCTTGCTTGATTCGAAACTTGGCGTTGTCGCACCGATCATCATTGACGATTCCAGCGAAGGTTCGTTGACCGCGATCGAGTTTTCGCTCGAAGACGAAGAACAAATCGTTGAACTGGAGCGTTCCGCCCCGGTCGTGGCTGTCCAGGCACCCGTCGCCGAACCCACTTTGTATGACCGTCGCTACCGAGCCCCGGTGGCTGTGACGTCGGTACCGGTTTCGTTCGGACGCGCCGAAGTCGCCAAAACGGATTCGGTTCGTTCAACGATCGAACCAATCGCAACGTTCACGACGGAACCCGTGGCATCGCAAGGGCCATCACCTGAACAGATTGCGGAGCTGACCGCCGCCAAGGCGGCATCAGTACCACTCTACCTCAGTCGCGCCCAAGTTCGTTCGTTAACCATCGGCGGCGACATTCGTCACGTCGACGTCGCGAACAAGAACGTTTGTCAAGCGTTTGCGTCGGGACCCAACCAACTGAAGCTGATCGGTACCGGCAACGGCGTGACTCAGTTAGTGATTTGGGCGACACCGGATGCGGCTGCGAAGAAAGCTGGCGGCAACGGCGCACCTCGGATGCGAATGTTCGACATTCACGTTCAAGAGGTCAACGCAAATGGGGGTGACGAACCCGATCGAACTGCGTTGCTCAATCAATCCATTCGACGGGCATTCCCAGAGGTCGACGTCGTCGTGCATGCTCGCGGCGGTGAGTTGATCGTCGCGGGTGCATGCCAAAGCGACGACACGGCAAAGAAGATTGTTCGAATGGTCCGTAAGACCTGTTTGGTTCCCGTTCGAGACGAAATAGTCGTTCGCTAA
- a CDS encoding TrmH family RNA methyltransferase: MTESGPVVLRSTANPTVRHLIRLRENRYRRKSDRIIVDGWRETSQAMESGLTLCGVYVREEGADDLSGTDEEAQSRVVDRANAVSKKVFVSDAIMEKISFGQSPRGVVAEFERPDRGLDRLKLPKSAFVLVLDQIEKPGNVGAVFRCADAAGVDAILLSDCQDPFNPNAIRNSLGAIFRVPTATGTSESIAKYLAHGGFSVMGARVESSTPFWSVSWAGSVAVVLGSEAHGLGERWKTIPQYVDGKLTGDHISVPGVRIPMAGKVDSLNISVSAAVIAFEAVRQRGHAGSSC; this comes from the coding sequence ATGACTGAGTCCGGGCCGGTGGTCTTGCGAAGTACGGCCAACCCGACGGTGCGTCACCTGATCCGCCTGCGAGAGAACCGTTATCGTCGAAAATCGGACCGGATCATCGTCGACGGCTGGCGTGAAACTTCGCAGGCGATGGAGTCTGGGCTGACGTTATGTGGCGTTTACGTTCGCGAAGAAGGGGCGGACGATCTGTCCGGCACGGACGAAGAAGCTCAATCGCGAGTGGTCGATCGTGCCAATGCGGTCTCGAAGAAAGTCTTCGTTTCAGATGCGATCATGGAAAAGATCAGCTTCGGGCAGTCGCCGCGCGGTGTTGTGGCCGAATTTGAACGACCCGATCGCGGTCTCGATCGACTGAAACTTCCCAAATCGGCATTCGTTTTGGTCTTGGATCAAATCGAGAAGCCGGGCAACGTCGGCGCCGTGTTTCGCTGTGCCGATGCAGCCGGCGTTGATGCGATTTTGCTTTCTGATTGCCAGGATCCGTTCAACCCCAACGCGATTCGAAATAGCCTTGGGGCGATTTTTCGCGTGCCGACGGCGACGGGAACATCGGAAAGTATTGCGAAGTATCTGGCCCACGGCGGTTTTTCGGTGATGGGAGCACGCGTCGAGTCGTCGACCCCGTTTTGGTCGGTTTCCTGGGCCGGATCGGTGGCGGTCGTCCTTGGCAGCGAGGCACACGGGCTGGGTGAACGTTGGAAAACCATTCCGCAATATGTGGACGGGAAACTCACCGGCGACCACATTTCTGTTCCCGGAGTCCGGATTCCGATGGCCGGCAAGGTCGACAGCTTGAATATTTCGGTATCCGCGGCCGTGATCGCTTTCGAAGCCGTTCGGCAACGTGGCCATGCGGGATCATCCTGTTAA
- a CDS encoding glycine zipper domain-containing protein, whose translation MSRTILLFATIACAVTLPQTAHAQAGTQRGATLGGLGGAVAGAIIGDHNGEAGAGAAIGGVIGAVTGGLLGNANDKQRAAQQQQQYYYQQQQQTYATQSSVSIQDVISMSRSGLSEGVIINQINQRGTQVTLQVPDIIALHQQGVSENVISALQRAPSGSQRIARAPEPVYVAPSPVIVEERYIVPSYPPPSYHYYRHAPPRHYHHGSSIRIGF comes from the coding sequence ATGTCCCGTACCATTTTGTTGTTCGCCACGATCGCGTGCGCCGTCACGCTTCCCCAAACGGCACATGCTCAAGCCGGTACCCAACGTGGCGCCACGCTCGGCGGACTCGGCGGTGCCGTTGCCGGTGCGATCATTGGCGACCATAACGGCGAAGCCGGTGCGGGGGCGGCGATTGGCGGCGTGATTGGCGCCGTCACCGGTGGTTTGCTTGGCAACGCCAACGACAAACAACGTGCGGCCCAGCAACAGCAACAATACTACTATCAACAGCAACAGCAGACTTACGCTACCCAGTCGTCGGTCTCGATCCAAGACGTGATCTCGATGAGCCGCAGCGGGTTGAGCGAAGGCGTCATCATCAACCAGATCAATCAACGCGGCACGCAAGTCACGTTGCAAGTGCCCGATATCATCGCGCTCCACCAACAAGGCGTTAGCGAGAACGTGATCAGTGCGTTGCAGCGTGCCCCCAGCGGTTCGCAGCGCATCGCTCGTGCACCGGAACCCGTCTATGTCGCCCCGTCGCCGGTCATCGTCGAAGAACGCTACATCGTCCCGTCGTACCCGCCGCCATCCTATCACTACTATCGACACGCTCCGCCTCGCCATTATCATCACGGCAGCAGCATTCGAATCGGATTCTGA
- a CDS encoding beta-ketoacyl synthase N-terminal-like domain-containing protein: MPKSTVVITGLGVVSSIGVGGDAYFDALMNQKSGITSLADRTDEGAKPPADWNFDAPTGEMAQHAGLWIGAPITDFDAKQYVRPRKALKVMCREIQTCFAASQMAIEDAGLAAFFPAGETESLLAGDSEPIQPAEIGTVFGSEMFYGPASEMEDAMRLCMDEAGNFDSSKFGAAAMKQVLPLWMLKYLPNMPACHVGISLGAHGPNNTLVLGDVSGPAAMIEAEGCLRRSIARFMIAGGVGTRINTTRMNYRGDLPIAEVADPIGLSSRPYDGASRGVVGGEAATSFVLEHAESASRRGAAVIARVVSHASRFIASDGMQLAMRTSSNDQATARGSAAAIASAIRGALESAELAPSDIALLVGHGSGDPVMDAAEQQAIESTLPGVAVIAPAASVGHTGAASGTVGIATGALVIKNRTIPPTIGLTDAKTRVAVVREAQPLAGDYVLCLSHTSEGSAIAVILGT, encoded by the coding sequence ATGCCCAAAAGCACTGTTGTCATCACCGGGCTTGGCGTGGTTTCGTCCATTGGAGTCGGCGGCGACGCGTACTTTGACGCTTTGATGAACCAAAAATCGGGCATCACATCGCTGGCCGACCGAACCGACGAGGGTGCCAAACCACCCGCCGACTGGAACTTTGACGCCCCCACCGGCGAAATGGCACAGCATGCCGGTCTTTGGATCGGAGCCCCGATCACCGATTTCGACGCCAAACAGTACGTCCGCCCGCGAAAAGCACTGAAGGTGATGTGTCGCGAGATCCAAACGTGCTTTGCGGCTTCGCAAATGGCGATCGAGGACGCGGGATTGGCGGCATTCTTTCCGGCCGGCGAAACCGAGTCGCTGCTTGCCGGCGATTCCGAACCGATTCAACCGGCCGAGATCGGCACCGTCTTTGGCAGCGAGATGTTCTACGGCCCTGCGTCCGAAATGGAGGACGCGATGCGATTGTGTATGGACGAGGCCGGGAACTTTGACAGCTCGAAGTTCGGCGCCGCGGCAATGAAACAAGTGCTGCCGCTTTGGATGCTGAAGTATCTGCCCAACATGCCGGCATGCCATGTCGGGATTTCGCTGGGTGCCCACGGACCGAACAACACGCTGGTGCTCGGCGACGTTTCTGGACCGGCTGCGATGATCGAAGCGGAAGGATGTTTGCGTCGGTCGATCGCCCGATTCATGATCGCCGGCGGCGTCGGAACTCGTATCAATACAACGCGAATGAACTACCGCGGCGACCTACCCATCGCCGAAGTAGCCGACCCGATCGGATTGAGTTCGCGGCCCTACGATGGTGCCTCACGCGGCGTGGTCGGCGGCGAGGCAGCGACTTCGTTTGTGCTCGAACATGCCGAGTCAGCCTCGCGGCGCGGCGCGGCGGTGATCGCCCGGGTCGTCTCGCACGCTTCACGATTCATCGCGTCGGACGGAATGCAGCTTGCCATGCGAACGTCGTCCAACGACCAAGCGACCGCGCGAGGATCGGCGGCAGCCATCGCGTCAGCGATCCGCGGCGCGCTCGAATCGGCCGAACTTGCCCCATCGGACATCGCCCTGCTGGTCGGTCACGGAAGCGGCGATCCGGTCATGGACGCTGCCGAACAACAGGCCATCGAATCGACGCTTCCCGGCGTCGCAGTCATCGCTCCGGCGGCTTCTGTTGGGCACACCGGTGCGGCTAGCGGCACAGTCGGCATCGCCACCGGCGCGCTGGTAATCAAAAACCGAACGATTCCGCCGACGATCGGATTGACCGATGCGAAAACACGAGTCGCCGTCGTTCGCGAAGCCCAGCCTTTGGCCGGCGACTATGTTTTGTGCCTTTCGCACACGTCCGAAGGCAGCGCGATCGCGGTCATTTTGGGCACTTAG